From the Hevea brasiliensis isolate MT/VB/25A 57/8 chromosome 15, ASM3005281v1, whole genome shotgun sequence genome, one window contains:
- the LOC110632770 gene encoding homocysteine S-methyltransferase 3 → MVLESAYTSCFLLDFIQKCGGYALVDGGFATELERHGADLNDPLWSAKCLISSPHLVRRVHLDYLDAGANIILTASYQATIQGFEAKGLSTEEAESLLRRSVEIACEAREIYYDNCTKASWDFVERGNIARRPVLVAASIGSYGAYLADGSEYSGNYGDAVSLQTLKDFHRRRLQILAKAGADLIAFETIPNKLEAKAYAELLEEEGVNIPAWFSFTSKDGINVVSGDSILECASIADTCRQVAAVGINCTPPRFIHGLILSICKVTSKPVVIYPNSGETYNAERKEWVKSSGVSDEDFVSYVGKWREAGASLFGGCCRTTPNTIRAISGVLSNKSSPSLSDKMEM, encoded by the exons ATGGTACTGGAAAGCGCATACACCTCTTGTTTTTTGTTAGATTTCATCCAGAAGTGCGGTGGCTACGCCTTAGTCGATGGCGGCTTTGCCACTGAACTCGAACGACACGGTGCTGACCTCAACGACCCTCTATGGAGCGCCAAATGCCTTATCAGCTCCCCTCACCTCGTCCGAAGG gTACACCTCGATTATCTTGACGCTGGGGCAAATATCATATTAACAGCATCTTATCAG GCTACTATTCAGGGTTTTGAGGCCAAAGGGTTATCCACAGAAGAAGCAGAATCATTACTTCGAAGAAGTGTCGAAATTGCCTGCGAGGCAAGGGAAATTTATTATGACAATTGTACCAAAGCTTCTTGGGATTTTGTGGAACGTGGAAATATAGCAAGGCGTCCAGTTCTGGTCGCTGCTTCCATTGGCAGCTACGGGGCTTATTTAGCTGATGGCTCAGAGTATAg TGGCAACTATGGCGATGCAGTTTCTCTCCAAACACTGAAGGATTTTCACAGGAGAAGATTACAGATTCTGGCCAAAGCAGGAGCTGACTTGATTGCATTTGAGACGATTCCAAATAAGCTTGAAGCAAAG GCATACGCTGAGTTGCTTGAAGAGGAAGGCGTAAATATTCCAGCATGGTTTTCTTTCACTTCCAAGGATGGAATTAATGTGGTTAGTGGTGATTCTATCTTGGAATGTGCCTCTATTGCAGATACTTGCAGGCAAGTTGCCGCTGTTGGAATCAACTGTACCCCTCCTAGATTTATCCATGGACTTATTCTCTCCATTTGCAAG GTTACAAGCAAGCCGGTAGTCATATATCCAAATAGCGGTGAAACTTACAATGCTGAGCGCAAGGAGTGGGTG AAATCAAGTGGAGTATCAGATGAAGATTTCGTTTCGTACGTAGGCAAGTGGCGCGAGGCTGGTGCTTCTCTTTTTGGTGGCTGCTGCAGGACTACTCCAAATACTATCAGAGCTATATCTGGGGTTCTCTCCAACAAATCTTCACCCTCTTTAAGTGATAAAATGGAGATGTGA
- the LOC110632772 gene encoding protein RDM1 isoform X1 yields the protein MKRTLPWSEQIDVISSDESSSSDGDMEINDGVEGQQLSLNITLDQPTKEMTSEDVLIKRAEMYQEYMRQLPMPARHGSVIPFSSWVGLGKSIKQLYGQPLHYLTNILLKQWDHLRIGSEDEQKPLDITIHPCKAEATIWLVEEIHRRTSSHHHVAKSWLLDPMHHAFVDSIFPQL from the exons ATGAAGAGGACACTGCCATGGAGTGAGCAGATTGATGTTATATCATCAGATGAATCTTCGTCCTCAGATGGAGATATGGAGATTAATGATGGAGTTGAGGGTCAGCAACTGTCCCTTAATATTACACTTGATCAACCTACAAAAGAAATGACATCTGAGG ATGTACTGATCAAAAGAGCGGAAATGTATCAAGAATATATGAGGCAGCTCCCTATGCCAGCACGTCATGGCTCTGTCATTCCATTTTCATCATGGGTGGGATTAGGCAAATCAATTAAGCAATTATATGGGCAACCCTTGCATTACCTCACTAACATTCTTCTAAAGCAGTGGGATCATCTGAGAATTGGCAGTGAGGATGAACAAAAGCCCTTGGATATCACAATTCATCCTTGTAAGGCTGAAGCCACCATTTGGCTGGTTGAAGAAATTCACAGGCGTACCTCATCTCACCATCATGTAGCTAAAAGCTGGCTGTTGGACCCAATGCACCATGCTTTTGTGGACTCCATATTCCCACAACTATGA
- the LOC110632772 gene encoding protein RDM1 isoform X2: MKRTLPWSEQIDVISSDESSSSDGDMEINDGVEDVLIKRAEMYQEYMRQLPMPARHGSVIPFSSWVGLGKSIKQLYGQPLHYLTNILLKQWDHLRIGSEDEQKPLDITIHPCKAEATIWLVEEIHRRTSSHHHVAKSWLLDPMHHAFVDSIFPQL, from the exons ATGAAGAGGACACTGCCATGGAGTGAGCAGATTGATGTTATATCATCAGATGAATCTTCGTCCTCAGATGGAGATATGGAGATTAATGATGGAGTTGAGG ATGTACTGATCAAAAGAGCGGAAATGTATCAAGAATATATGAGGCAGCTCCCTATGCCAGCACGTCATGGCTCTGTCATTCCATTTTCATCATGGGTGGGATTAGGCAAATCAATTAAGCAATTATATGGGCAACCCTTGCATTACCTCACTAACATTCTTCTAAAGCAGTGGGATCATCTGAGAATTGGCAGTGAGGATGAACAAAAGCCCTTGGATATCACAATTCATCCTTGTAAGGCTGAAGCCACCATTTGGCTGGTTGAAGAAATTCACAGGCGTACCTCATCTCACCATCATGTAGCTAAAAGCTGGCTGTTGGACCCAATGCACCATGCTTTTGTGGACTCCATATTCCCACAACTATGA
- the LOC110671097 gene encoding type IV inositol polyphosphate 5-phosphatase 7, with translation MRDGNSKKSKLSWSKKMVRKWFNIKCKTEDFQADDVYGGGEVEYRTSFSEREPCTIKKSKTEKFSKNPEQVRLGRMNLDHPRIIDVQNYSIFVATWNVAGRSPSGNLSLDDWLHASPPADIYVLGFQEIVPLNAGNVLGAEDNGPAKKWLALIRKTLNNLPGSSGSGGCYTPSPIPEPIVEMDADFEGSSRQKNSAFFHRRSFQTTHSWRMDNDPSIPQPRLDRRYSVCDRVIFGPRPSDYDPSYRWGHRPSDYSRPSDYSRPSDYSRWGSSDDDNGPGNSPSTVLYSPMSYGGSCSGSTSVEDGYRRPGYSRYCLVASKQMVGIFLTIWVRSELRDHVGNMKVSCVGRGLMGYLGNKGSISVSMSLNETTFCFICSHLTSGQKEGDEIRRNADVMEILKKTRFPRVNSTADEKSPETILQHDRVIWLGDLNYRIALSYRSAKALVEMQNWRALLENDQLRIEQRRGRVFVGWHEGKIYFPPTYKYSTNSDRYAGDDMHPKEKRRTPAWCDRILWYGEGLQQLSYVRGESRFSDHRPVYGIFWAEVESSHGQLKKSMSYSSSRIEVEELLPYSHGYTELNFF, from the exons ATGAGAGATGGAAATTCCAAGAAAAGCAAG CTCTCGTGGTCCAAAAAAATGGTCAGAAAGTGGTTCAATATCAAGTGTAAAACAGAGGACTTCCAAGCAGATGATGTTTATGGAG GGGGTGAAGTGGAGTACAGGACTAGCTTCTCCGAAAGAGAGCCGTGCACTATCAAGAAAAGTAAAACAG AGAAATTTAGCAAGAATCCAGAGCAGGTCCGGCTAGGAAGAATGAATCTTGACCATCCTCGAATCATAGACGTGCAGAACTACAG CATTTTTGTGGCTACATGGAATGTGGCAGGAAGATCCCCATCAGGTAATTTGAGTCTGGATGACTGGCTTCATGCCTCACCTCCTGCGGACATATATGTTCTTGG ATTTCAAGAGATAGTTCCTTTGAATGCTGGTAATGTTCTTGGTGCAGAGGACAATGGCCCCGCCAAAAAATGGCTGGCCCTCATTAGAAAAACTCTAAACAATCTTCCAGGAAGTAGTGGCAGTGGGGGGTGTTATACGCCATCTCCAATCCCTGAACCAATTGTAGAAATGGATGCAGATTTTGAGGGATCATCTAGGCAGAAGAACTCTGCTTTCTTTCATCGCCGATCATTCCAAACGACTCACAGCTGGAGAATGGACAATGACCCTTCAATTCCACAACCAAGACTTGATCGGCGATATAGTGTTTGTGACCGGGTTATATTTGGTCCCAGGCCAAGTGACTACGATCCCAGTTATAGATGGGGTCACAGACCTAGTGATTATTCAAGACCTAGTGATTACTCCAGGCCTAGTGATTACTCAAGATGGGGTTCATCAGATGATGATAATGGGCCAGGGAATTCACCAAGTACTGTATTGTACTCACCAATGTCCTATGGTGGTTCGTGTAGTGGATCTACATCTGTGGAAGATGGATATAGGAGGCCAGGGTATTCAAGGTACTGTTTAGTGGCCAGTAAGCAAATGGTTGGCATATTCCTCACAATCTGGGTCCGGAGTGAATTGAGAGATCATGTTGGAAACATGAAAGTTTCTTGTGTTGGCAGAGGATTGATGGGTTATCTTGGAAATAAG GGATCTATTTCAGTCAGCATGTCCTTGAATGAAACAACCTTTTGTTTCATCTGTAGTCATCTAACGTCTGGACAGAAGGAAGGTGATGAGATAAGAAGGAATGCAGATGTCATGGAGATTCTTAAGAAGACAAGATTTCCACGTGTTAACAGTACGGCTGATGAGAAGTCCCCAGAAACAATTCTTCAGCATGA TCGAGTTATTTGGCTTGGGGATTTAAATTATCGCATTGCCCTTTCTTATCGATCTGCTAAGGCTCTAGTTGAGATGCAAAACTGGAGGGCATTGTTGGAGAATGACCAG TTGCGGATAGAGCAGAGAAGAGGTCGTGTTTTTGTAGGGTGGCATGAAGGGAAGATTTATTTCCCACCGACATACAAATATTCCACTAATTCAGACAGATATGCAGGAGATGATATGCACCCAAAGGAGAAGCGTCGAACTCCAGCTTG GTGTGATAGAATTTTATGGTATGGAGAAGGCCTCCAGCAATTATCTTATGTACGTGGGGAATCTAGGTTCTCAGATCATAGGCCGGTTTATGGCATATTTTGGGCAGAGGTCGAGTCCAGCCATGGCCAACTGAAGAAAAGTATGAGTTACTCCAGTTCCAGAATTGAAGTAGAGGAGCTCTTGCCATACTCACATGGGTATACAGAGCTAAACTTTTTCTGA
- the LOC110671081 gene encoding uncharacterized protein LOC110671081 isoform X2, which yields MSSKRSRDVRSSSQGEIGLLSHIQPIESPVAFFGRKRPAPITNSNSMTVKDSQPPVLAEKQRTRQCRIFTFGSPIREKNDALPKNKKPGQGFGEFLNACFLCKKKLEEGQDLYMYLGAFCSPECREDQMGLDGFEKEIAKESSTRLKTGGKLFIKDVPKLGFRR from the exons ATGTCTTCCAAACGTTCTCGTGATGTTCGGTCGTCGAGTCAGGGAGAGATTGGGCTGTTGAGCCATATTCAGCCGATTGAATCTCCAGTAGCCTTTTTTGGGAGGAAACGTCCTGCTCCCATCACTAACTCAAACTCAATGACGGTTAAAGACTCCCAGCCGCCGGTATTGGCAGAGAAGCAACGGACTCGCCAGTGTCGTATATTCACATTTGGATCGCCAATTAGGGAGAAGAACGATGCACTGCCAAAGAACAAGAAGCCTGGTCAAGGGTTTGGAGAGTTTCTAAACGCTTGTTTCTTGTGCAAGAAGAAACTCGAAGAGGGCCAAGATCTTTACAT GTACCTAGGTGCATTTTGCTCGCCTGAATGCAGAGAAGATCAGATGGGTTTGGATGGGTTTGAGAAAGAAATTGCTAAAGAATCATCAACAAGGCTGAAAACAGGAGGAAAGCTCTTCATAAAAGATGTGCCCAAGCTGGGGTTTCGCcgttaa
- the LOC110671081 gene encoding uncharacterized protein LOC110671081 isoform X1: MSSKRSRDVRSSSQGEIGLLSHIQPIESPVAFFGRKRPAPITNSNSMTVKDSQPPVLAEKQRTRQCRIFTFGSPIREKNDALPKNKKPGQGFGEFLNACFLCKKKLEEGQDLYMYGYLGAFCSPECREDQMGLDGFEKEIAKESSTRLKTGGKLFIKDVPKLGFRR, from the exons ATGTCTTCCAAACGTTCTCGTGATGTTCGGTCGTCGAGTCAGGGAGAGATTGGGCTGTTGAGCCATATTCAGCCGATTGAATCTCCAGTAGCCTTTTTTGGGAGGAAACGTCCTGCTCCCATCACTAACTCAAACTCAATGACGGTTAAAGACTCCCAGCCGCCGGTATTGGCAGAGAAGCAACGGACTCGCCAGTGTCGTATATTCACATTTGGATCGCCAATTAGGGAGAAGAACGATGCACTGCCAAAGAACAAGAAGCCTGGTCAAGGGTTTGGAGAGTTTCTAAACGCTTGTTTCTTGTGCAAGAAGAAACTCGAAGAGGGCCAAGATCTTTACATGTATGG GTACCTAGGTGCATTTTGCTCGCCTGAATGCAGAGAAGATCAGATGGGTTTGGATGGGTTTGAGAAAGAAATTGCTAAAGAATCATCAACAAGGCTGAAAACAGGAGGAAAGCTCTTCATAAAAGATGTGCCCAAGCTGGGGTTTCGCcgttaa
- the LOC110671087 gene encoding proteasome subunit beta type-2-A, giving the protein MECVFGLVGNGFAIVAADTSAVHSILVHKSNEDKIMILDSHKLIAASGEPGDRVQFTEYIQKNVALYQFRNGIPLTTAAAANFTRGELATALRKNPYFVNILLAGYDKETGPSLYYIDYIATLHKVEKGAFGYGSYFSLSMMDRHFHSGMSVEEAIDLVDKCIMEIRSRLVVAPPNFLIKIVDKDGAREYAWRESVKNDVAA; this is encoded by the exons ATGGAGTGCGTGTTTGGACTAGTAGGCAATGGTTTCGCGATAGTAGCGGCTGATACATCGGCCGTACACAGCATCCTCGTACACAAGTCCAACGAAGATAAGATCATGATCCTTGATTCCCACAAACTCATCGCCGCTAGCGGCGAGCCCGGTGACAG AGTTCAATTCACGGAGTACATACAGAAAAACGTGGCACTGTATCAGTTTCGTAATGGAATTCCTTTGACCACTGCAGCTGCCGCCAACTTTACACGAGGGGAGCTCGCTACCGCTTTGAGAAAG AACCCATACTTCGTGAACATCCTTTTGGCTGGCTATGACAAAGAGACCGGCCCTTCTCTTTATTACATTGACTATATTGCTACCCTGCACAAGGTTGAAAAGGGAGCATTTGGGTATGGCTCCTATTTTTCTCTCTCCATGATGGACAGACACTTCCATAGTGGCATGTCAGTGGAAGAAGCAATTGATTtggttgataagtgcataatggAGATCCGATCCAGGTTGGTTGTGGCACCACCAAACTTTTTGATCAAGATTGTTGACAAGGATGGAGCAAGGGAGTATGCCTGGCGTGAATCTGTTAAAAATGATGTAGCAGCCTGA